The nucleotide sequence ATCAATTAGCACAAGCCTGGACACCTTAATCTTGTACAATTTCGAATAATCACAACAAGATCCTTGCCTGCCTCTAAATTTGATAACGCACCACAAGAAGACTCGAGTAATTTTCAGGAAATGCCTAATCATCAAACTGTCCCCAGCATTTGGCCGAGAGCCCGAGATTCCGTTCTACTCCCAAGATTTTCACAAATTTAGAGACCACAATTACACATTCCAGAGCAAGCAAGAAGATCAGATTCATGCCATACCTGCTCCTTCCTATGCATCGCCTCTTCCGCACGCAACGAGTTGAACTGCTCAAGAGGAAACCAAGAAACGCTCAAGAACGCACTCCAGAGActccaagaactccaagaaacaacaACAGCACGTCGCAGAGGCCATTACCTGCTGTTCCCGTCGGCTCTTCTCCTCATCTACAGCCGCCTGCGCTTTCAGCAGCCGCTGCCTGGACACTAACTTGGGGTCGAACGGATGCGCCGCCGCGTTGGGCACctccctcgtctccgtcgccgcggGGTCACTCCACGTCACCCGCGCCTTGCTGCCGCCCGCAGCGGTGCTCGACTCCCCGCCTCCGAAGGCCCCGGCTCTGAATGCGGCGGCGTAGTCGAGGGAGGGGGTGGAGGAGCTGCTGCTGCCCCCGGAGCTCGGAGGAGAAGGAATGGCCTTGGGCGGCAGCGCCCCCTTGTCCTTCCGGTCGACCCGCGCCGCGGCGGAGCTCGATCCATCGGCGCCGCCTCCGGCCTGCTCGCGGCGGGGTCGCTCGATGTGGAGGGGCGTCGCGCGGGGAGGTGGCGGCACAGCGGCGCTCGGGGCCCCATTGGAGGAGGCGTTGGACTTGGGGCGCCCCTCCGGTTCTTGGATGAGCTCGTCCTCGACCGGTTCC is from Triticum aestivum cultivar Chinese Spring unplaced genomic scaffold, IWGSC CS RefSeq v2.1 scaffold288839, whole genome shotgun sequence and encodes:
- the LOC123176761 gene encoding uncharacterized protein isoform X2; amino-acid sequence: MEPSGSGAEPVEDELIQEPEGRPKSNASSNGAPSAAVPPPPRATPLHIERPRREQAGGGADGSSSAAARVDRKDKGALPPKAIPSPPSSGGSSSSSTPSLDYAAAFRAGAFGGGESSTAAGGSKARVTWSDPAATETREVPNAAAHPFDPKLVSRQRLLKAQAAVDEEKSRREQQFNSLRAEEAMHRKEQSLDQYKQWFDSQKKRGYSNESSSSATGVNRNGKGMLPPKVIPSPPNSAGSSSSSTHSLDYAATSRAGRRGDKGGAQCGGASIRPQAGVQAAAGERAGGHRQGEQAMGTAVQGVARGRGDV
- the LOC123176761 gene encoding uncharacterized protein isoform X1 — encoded protein: MEPSGSGAEPVEDELIQEPEGRPKSNASSNGAPSAAVPPPPRATPLHIERPRREQAGGGADGSSSAAARVDRKDKGALPPKAIPSPPSSGGSSSSSTPSLDYAAAFRAGAFGGGESSTAAGGSKARVTWSDPAATETREVPNAAAHPFDPKLVSRQRLLKAQAAVDEEKSRREQQFNSLRAEEAMHRKEQSLDQYKQWFDSQKKRGYSNESSSSATGVNRNGKGMLPPKVIPSPPNSAGSSSSSTHSLDYAATSRAGRRGDKGGAQCGGASIRPQAGVQAAAGERAGGHRQGEQAMGTAGDGLCDVLLLFLGFLGVSGVRA